The following are from one region of the Paracoccus sp. S3-43 genome:
- a CDS encoding tRNA (guanine(46)-N(7))-methyltransferase TrmB: protein MSDTPKTPFDPNPPRRNFYGRRHGKTLRQSQKGYLSEDLGDLRPRGITVQDNPDRRPIDPAAIFGDDRPIWLEVGFGGGEHMVHMAARYPEIGIIGCEPFINGVAMLLGKIRAAGVGNVSVHPGDARDLMDVLPYASISRAFLNYPDPWPKARHHRRRFVTPEHLLPLARVMKPGAEFRVATDIPDYMRQTLEEVPPAGFDLVAETPVAWDDWISTRYEQKALREGRLPHYATFRRKG, encoded by the coding sequence ATGTCCGATACGCCCAAGACACCCTTCGATCCGAACCCGCCGCGCCGCAACTTCTATGGCCGGCGGCACGGCAAGACCCTGCGCCAAAGCCAGAAGGGCTATCTGTCCGAGGATCTGGGCGATCTGCGCCCGCGCGGCATTACCGTGCAGGACAATCCCGACCGCCGCCCCATCGACCCGGCGGCGATCTTCGGCGACGACCGGCCGATCTGGCTGGAGGTCGGTTTCGGCGGCGGCGAACACATGGTCCACATGGCCGCCCGTTATCCCGAGATCGGCATCATCGGCTGCGAGCCGTTCATCAACGGCGTCGCCATGCTGCTGGGCAAGATCCGCGCCGCGGGCGTCGGCAATGTCAGCGTGCATCCGGGCGACGCGCGCGACCTGATGGACGTGCTGCCCTACGCCTCGATCAGCCGGGCCTTCCTGAACTATCCCGACCCCTGGCCCAAGGCCCGCCATCACCGCCGCCGCTTCGTGACGCCCGAACACCTGCTGCCCCTGGCCCGCGTGATGAAGCCCGGCGCGGAATTCCGCGTGGCGACCGATATCCCCGACTATATGCGCCAGACGCTCGAGGAAGTGCCCCCGGCGGGCTTCGATCTGGTGGCCGAAACGCCGGTCGCCTGGGACGACTGGATCAGCACCCGATACGAGCAAAAGGCCCTGCGCGAGGGGCGTTTGCCCCACTATGCAACCTTCCGGCGAAAGGGTTGA
- a CDS encoding ribonuclease J → MAERLIYLPLGGAGEIGMNAYVYGYGTPGRERLILVDLGVSFGDMDGSPGIDLIMPDLAWLEQNRDRLEAIFITHGHEDHLGAVGHLYGRLNVPIYARQFTGALVRLKLEEQGHPASAVNITGARPEVTQVGPFTVQFVPVSHSIPESAALIIDTPAGRVLHTGDFKLDGTPVVGDAFDPILWHDIAAEGRGIKVLACDSTNIFSTHPGRSEAVLANPILEWVMAQKNLVVATTFASNIARLKTLSDAAIAGGRKVCLLGRAMRKMVAVGLETGVLTDFPDTIGPEEAASLPRSQVMLLATGSQGERRAASAQLSRGRYLGLALKEGDSFLFSSKTIPGNERSVGRIMNALSELGVDVFDADDGLYHVSGHANRPDIEALHELLKPEIVIPMHGEHLHLREHVMLARGKGIAAEIATNGTMLDLTGDAPRIVDQVETGRLYLDGTVLIGAMDGVVRDRIRMALNGHALVSVIVDEDDNVLPDAWVELMGLPGRTRGGNDLGSHIEGELAEFLEGADSRVVRDDAKMDEAIRKITRQVAMEEIGKKPEVTVIISRLMGE, encoded by the coding sequence ATGGCTGAGCGCCTGATCTATCTGCCGCTGGGCGGCGCGGGCGAAATCGGCATGAACGCCTATGTCTATGGCTATGGCACGCCGGGACGCGAACGCCTGATCCTGGTCGATCTGGGCGTCAGCTTCGGCGACATGGACGGCAGCCCCGGCATCGACCTGATCATGCCGGATCTGGCCTGGCTGGAACAGAACCGCGACCGGCTGGAGGCGATCTTCATCACCCACGGGCACGAGGATCACCTGGGCGCGGTGGGACATCTGTATGGACGGCTGAACGTGCCGATCTATGCCCGCCAGTTCACCGGCGCCCTGGTCCGCCTGAAGCTGGAGGAGCAGGGCCACCCCGCCTCTGCCGTCAACATCACCGGCGCCCGCCCCGAGGTGACGCAGGTCGGCCCCTTCACCGTGCAATTCGTGCCGGTCAGTCACTCGATCCCCGAAAGCGCGGCGCTGATCATCGACACGCCGGCGGGCCGGGTGCTGCATACCGGCGATTTCAAGCTGGACGGCACCCCGGTGGTGGGCGACGCCTTCGACCCGATCCTGTGGCACGACATCGCGGCCGAGGGCCGGGGCATCAAGGTTCTGGCCTGCGACAGCACCAACATCTTCTCGACCCATCCGGGCCGGTCCGAGGCCGTGCTGGCCAACCCGATCCTGGAATGGGTGATGGCGCAGAAGAACCTGGTCGTCGCCACCACCTTCGCCAGCAACATCGCGCGCCTCAAAACGCTGTCGGACGCCGCCATCGCCGGAGGCCGCAAGGTCTGCCTGCTGGGTCGCGCCATGCGCAAGATGGTGGCGGTCGGCCTGGAAACCGGCGTGCTGACCGATTTCCCCGACACGATCGGACCCGAGGAAGCCGCAAGCCTGCCCCGCAGCCAGGTGATGCTGCTGGCGACCGGCAGCCAGGGCGAACGCCGCGCCGCCAGCGCGCAACTGTCCCGTGGCCGTTACCTGGGCCTGGCGCTGAAGGAAGGCGACAGCTTCCTGTTCAGCTCGAAGACGATTCCCGGCAACGAACGCTCGGTCGGGCGGATCATGAACGCGCTGAGCGAGCTGGGCGTCGATGTCTTTGATGCCGACGACGGGCTTTACCACGTCTCGGGCCACGCCAACCGTCCTGATATCGAGGCCCTGCACGAATTGCTGAAGCCCGAGATCGTGATCCCCATGCACGGCGAACATCTGCATCTGCGGGAACATGTGATGCTGGCGCGCGGCAAGGGCATCGCGGCCGAGATCGCGACCAACGGCACCATGCTGGATCTGACCGGCGACGCGCCCCGGATCGTGGATCAGGTGGAAACCGGGCGGCTGTATCTGGACGGCACGGTGCTGATCGGCGCGATGGACGGCGTGGTGCGCGACCGCATCCGCATGGCGCTGAACGGCCATGCCCTGGTCAGCGTGATCGTGGACGAGGACGACAACGTCCTGCCCGACGCCTGGGTGGAGCTGATGGGCCTTCCCGGCCGCACCCGGGGCGGCAACGACCTGGGCAGCCATATCGAGGGCGAACTGGCCGAATTCCTGGAAGGCGCGGACAGCCGCGTGGTCCGCGACGACGCCAAGATGGACGAGGCGATCCGCAAGATCACCCGCCAGGTCGCCATGGAGGAGATCGGCAAGAAGCCCGAAGTGACGGTCATCATCAGCCGGTTGATGGGGGAATAG
- a CDS encoding type III pantothenate kinase, producing MLLCIDTGNTNTVFSIWNGEKFLAHWRISTDHRRTADEYFVWLSTLIEGQKFGLDIDACIISSTAPRVVFNLRVLCNRYFDTRPLVVGKPDCLLPVYPRVDSGTVVGPDRLVNTLSAFDRHGPDLIVVDFGTATTFDVVDVDGAYIGGVIAPGVNLSLEALHMGAASLPHVDVTMPAKVIGTNTVACIQSGIFWGYIGLVDGVVRQIRAERDRSMKVIATGGLAPLFDQGFDLFDAIEDDLTMHGLRLIHDYNKEMGNG from the coding sequence ATGCTTCTGTGCATCGACACCGGCAACACCAACACCGTCTTCTCGATCTGGAACGGCGAGAAGTTCCTGGCCCACTGGCGCATCTCGACCGATCACCGGCGCACGGCGGACGAATATTTCGTCTGGCTCTCCACCCTGATCGAGGGCCAGAAATTCGGCCTGGATATCGACGCCTGCATCATCAGCTCGACCGCGCCGCGCGTGGTCTTCAACCTGCGCGTGCTGTGCAACCGCTATTTCGACACGCGCCCGCTGGTGGTGGGCAAGCCCGACTGCCTGCTGCCCGTCTATCCGCGTGTGGACAGTGGAACGGTCGTCGGGCCGGACCGGCTGGTCAACACGCTGAGCGCCTTCGACCGGCACGGCCCGGACCTGATCGTGGTGGATTTCGGAACCGCCACGACCTTCGACGTGGTGGACGTGGACGGCGCCTATATCGGCGGGGTGATCGCGCCGGGCGTGAACCTGTCGCTTGAGGCGCTGCACATGGGCGCGGCCAGCCTGCCGCATGTCGACGTGACCATGCCCGCCAAGGTGATCGGCACGAATACCGTGGCCTGTATCCAGTCGGGGATCTTCTGGGGCTATATCGGGCTGGTCGATGGCGTGGTGCGCCAGATTCGCGCCGAACGGGACCGTTCCATGAAGGTGATCGCCACGGGGGGGCTTGCGCCGCTGTTCGATCAGGGGTTTGACCTGTTCGACGCGATCGAAGACGATCTGACGATGCACGGGCTGCGGCTCATTCACGATTACAACAAGGAGATGGGCAATGGCTGA
- a CDS encoding biotin--[acetyl-CoA-carboxylase] ligase: MSNPALDAWPEGVARHVLDRVDSTNAEAMRLAPGLSGPAWIMARQQTAGRGRRGRAWSDPPGNFAASLILRPQGGPADAARLSFVAALAVHDALRALCGPQLNLALKWPNDVLLNGGKLSGILLESMGSGGTIQALVIGIGVNLAAAPEVVEPGAVRPVSLQGETGLSVTPDDLLTALAASFDGWWRQMRDYGFAPIRAAWLARAAKLGEVITARTGTTETTGRFEGIDETGALILTGARGRQAIPAADIYFTGT, from the coding sequence TTGAGTAACCCTGCCCTCGACGCCTGGCCCGAGGGCGTGGCGCGCCACGTCCTCGACCGCGTGGACAGCACCAATGCCGAGGCGATGCGCCTGGCGCCGGGGCTGTCCGGCCCGGCCTGGATCATGGCCCGGCAGCAGACGGCCGGTCGGGGCCGGAGGGGCAGGGCCTGGTCCGATCCCCCCGGCAATTTCGCGGCCTCGCTGATCCTGCGGCCCCAGGGCGGCCCGGCGGATGCGGCGCGGCTGTCCTTTGTCGCGGCGCTTGCGGTCCATGACGCGCTGCGCGCGCTGTGCGGACCGCAGTTGAACCTGGCGTTGAAATGGCCCAACGACGTGCTGCTGAACGGCGGCAAGCTGTCGGGCATCCTGCTGGAAAGCATGGGATCGGGCGGCACCATCCAGGCCCTGGTGATCGGCATCGGCGTCAATCTGGCCGCCGCGCCCGAGGTCGTCGAACCCGGCGCGGTCCGGCCCGTCAGCCTGCAAGGCGAGACCGGGCTGTCCGTCACGCCCGACGATCTCCTGACCGCGCTGGCCGCGTCCTTCGACGGCTGGTGGCGGCAGATGCGCGATTACGGCTTTGCCCCGATCCGCGCCGCCTGGCTGGCCCGTGCCGCGAAACTGGGCGAGGTCATCACCGCCCGCACCGGCACGACCGAAACCACCGGCCGCTTCGAGGGCATCGACGAGACCGGCGCGCTGATCCTGACCGGGGCGCGCGGCAGGCAGGCGATCCCCGCCGCCGACATCTATTTCACCGGAACCTGA
- the nuoN gene encoding NADH-quinone oxidoreductase subunit NuoN gives MTALDFSTILPELVLAIFALAALMAGAYLGKDAMARPILWATVAVLLLAGLYVGLADRPQRLAFFGMFADDSFARFAKVTLLISAAAVLAMSADYMDRHKLLRFEYPILITLAVIGMMLMVSASDLLTLYMGLELQSLALYVTAAMRRDSVKSSEAGLKYFVLGSLSSGMLLYGASLVYGFSGSTSFAGIVQTVVDGQLSVGLLFGLVFLLVGLAFKVSAVPFHMWTPDVYEGAPTPVTAFFATAPKVAAMALIARLMFDAFGNVTGDWGQVVAALAVMSMFLGSIAGIGQRNIKRLMAYSSIAHMGFALVGLAAGTAYGVQAMLLYMAIYAVMNVGTFAFILSMERDGRPITDLDSLNRFAQGEPVKAFAVLFLMFSLAGVPPFLGFFAKFGVLTAAVAADMSWLAVLGVIASVIGAFYYLRIVYYMFFGAETEGVDSRMGPVQYLALVVPAAMLLIGAVSMWGVDSAAATAAESLVGTPVVQAAVETPAVE, from the coding sequence ATGACCGCGCTCGATTTCTCGACCATCCTGCCCGAGCTTGTGCTGGCGATTTTCGCGCTGGCCGCGCTGATGGCCGGGGCCTATCTGGGCAAGGACGCCATGGCGCGGCCGATCCTGTGGGCCACGGTCGCGGTGCTGCTGCTGGCGGGACTGTATGTCGGCCTGGCGGACCGGCCGCAGCGGCTGGCCTTCTTCGGCATGTTCGCCGACGATTCCTTCGCTCGCTTCGCCAAGGTGACGCTGCTGATCTCGGCCGCCGCCGTCCTCGCGATGAGCGCGGATTACATGGACCGCCACAAGCTGCTGCGCTTCGAATACCCGATCCTGATCACGCTGGCCGTGATCGGCATGATGCTGATGGTGTCGGCAAGCGACCTGCTGACCCTGTATATGGGGTTGGAACTTCAGTCCCTGGCGCTGTATGTCACCGCCGCCATGCGCCGCGACAGCGTGAAATCCTCGGAAGCCGGGCTCAAGTATTTCGTCCTCGGCTCGCTGTCCTCGGGGATGCTGCTTTACGGCGCGTCGCTGGTCTATGGCTTTTCGGGCAGCACGAGCTTTGCGGGGATCGTGCAGACGGTCGTTGACGGGCAATTGTCCGTGGGGCTGCTGTTCGGGCTGGTATTCCTTTTGGTCGGACTGGCCTTCAAGGTCTCGGCGGTGCCGTTCCACATGTGGACGCCCGATGTCTACGAGGGCGCGCCGACGCCGGTGACGGCCTTCTTCGCCACCGCGCCCAAGGTCGCGGCCATGGCGCTGATCGCGCGGCTGATGTTCGACGCCTTCGGCAATGTGACGGGGGACTGGGGGCAGGTCGTCGCGGCACTGGCGGTCATGTCGATGTTCCTGGGATCCATCGCCGGGATCGGGCAGCGCAACATCAAGCGGCTGATGGCCTATTCGTCGATCGCGCATATGGGCTTCGCGCTTGTCGGGCTTGCGGCGGGCACGGCCTATGGCGTGCAGGCGATGCTGCTGTATATGGCGATCTATGCGGTGATGAATGTCGGCACCTTCGCCTTCATCCTGTCGATGGAGCGCGACGGGCGCCCGATCACCGATCTGGACAGCCTCAACCGCTTTGCTCAAGGAGAGCCGGTGAAGGCATTCGCCGTGCTGTTCCTGATGTTCAGCCTGGCCGGCGTGCCGCCCTTCCTGGGCTTCTTCGCCAAGTTCGGCGTGCTGACGGCGGCGGTCGCCGCAGACATGTCCTGGCTGGCGGTGCTGGGCGTCATCGCCTCGGTCATCGGCGCGTTCTATTACCTGCGCATCGTCTATTACATGTTCTTCGGGGCCGAGACCGAGGGCGTGGACAGCCGCATGGGTCCGGTTCAATACCTGGCCCTGGTGGTCCCGGCGGCGATGCTGCTGATCGGCGCTGTGTCGATGTGGGGCGTCGATTCCGCCGCCGCGACCGCCGCGGAATCGCTGGTCGGAACGCCGGTCGTTCAGGCGGCAGTCGAGACCCCGGCTGTTGAGTAA